GTGACGAGTACGCCACAGCCTGAAACGACAGGGAGGTCTGACCTAACGGTCACGAGGCGCACTACGAGAAGGTACGAATCCAGTGTCAACTGGAACAAAGGGGGTCATGCTGATCAACGTGGACATTCGTGCGCGCTCCTTTCTTGAGATTTGTGTGTCAAACTTAAGTTTGACGTACGGCGAGTTTACACCTCGCACGCGAAAAGTGTCAAGGCTTATAATAAAAATGTCGTTGCGAGGAGCGCTCTTGTTCTTTGCGACGAAGCAATCTCCTGTATCGAGAGGGTTGCTTCGCTTCGCTCGCAATGACATGGATGCGATATGACCCGCACATGGAAGATCACCAAAACAAAACTGGATGAACTCCGCTTCGACGACAACTCCTCGCTCGACGCGGCGACGCGGCAATTGCCCGACGGCTACTATTCGACATTCCGCACGTTCGACTCGTGCACGCGCGTCATCGGACTCTCCGCCCATTTGAAGCGACTCCCACATGCAGACGCTTCATTTCTACGGGGTTGCCTGACTCAGTTGCTTCGACCTTATCGTGCGGACGAAGCGCGCGTCCGCGTGATGGAGACGAAGCGCGGAGAGTTTTACATCTCCATCGAGCCGCTCAAACTTCTGCCGCGTGAAGTCTACGAGAAAGGTGTACGAGTCGAAACGACGACGCTTCATCGTAACGATCCGCGCACAAAGTCAACGGCGTTCATCTCCGCCAGCGACGGGGAACGGAAACACATTGCACAAGAGGGAATCTTCGAGGCGCTGTTGGTGAAGAATGGAAGGATATTGGAGGGGATGACGAGTAATTTTTTCTACATCTTCCGTCCTGAGCGGAACGAGGAGCGTTTGTTGCGACGAGTGCAGTCGAAGGACGCTTCGACTGCGGGACTGACAAGCATCAGTCCCTCCGCTCAGCGCGGAATAATTTACACCGCCCAACGCGGCATCCTCCTCGGCGTCACGCGGACGATGGTCATCCGCGCGGCGCGGGGGAGGGGGCTGGGGGTGAGATTCCGCTCGCTGAGGCTGGACCAGCTGTCCCGTGTGAAAGAAGCGTTCATCACATCCAGTTCGCGCGGCATTGTGCCAGTCATCCATATTGACGATGTGATAGTGGGGCAGGGGAGTCCAGGAAAGGTGACGAGGATGTTGATGTCGGCTTATGATGAATATGTTTTGAAACATGCGGAAGTAATTTAGGTGACAGTCACTTTTAAAGTGACTGTCACCTTTAAACTCCCTCAACCTGCGCGGCGAGGTTGTGAATCCATTTGCGGGAAAAATAGCGGTTGAGACCAAGGACGTATTTGGTCAGTTCTTCCGACATCACGCAGAGATAGACAAAATAGACGGGGAGTTCCCAGACGTTCGCGCCGAGGTACGCCATCGGCACGCCGACGATCCAGATGATGATGCCGTCGAGGAAGAGCGAGAAGCGCGTGTCGCCGCCCGCGCGCAGGATGCCGACGACGATGGTCATGTTGCTCACGCGAATCCACACGAAGAAGGTGACCACGTTGAGGACGGCGCTTACGTTTTGAAGAACCTCAGGCGAGACGTTGTACAACGACAGCACAGGCGTTTTCACGAGTTGGACGATGATGCCCATGACGAGACCGCCCAGCGCGGCGAGTCCCAGCGAGCGACCCGCGTAGGTGTGCGCTTCGTTTTCTTTCCCCGCGCCGATGCGGTTGCCAACGAGAACCGACGTGGCGTTTGAAATTCCGATGAAGAACACAAAAGCCAGTTGCTCGATCGTGCCGACGATGCTCATCGCGGCGAACGATTCAGTTCCCATGCGACCGTAGATGACGTTGTAGGTGGTGATGCCCAGCGCCCAAAAGAGTTCGTTCAACATCACAGGCAACATGGGTCGAATCACTTTACCGAAGAAGACGCGGTCGAAGTCTGTGAGTTGTCGCAGGGACGCGGCGACGGGCGATTTCTTCGCATACGTGATGGTGATGAGCGTGACACATTCGAGTCCGCGCGCGATGACGGCGGCGATTGCCGCGCCTTGAATGCCGACTTCGGGGAAGCCGAATTTTCCGAAGATCAATGAGTACGAGAGGAACGTGCTGAGGATCAACGCGCCGACACTGACGCTTGTCGGCGTTTTCACATCGCCCGTGGAGCGCATGACGAAGGCGTAACTGAACGTGATCGCGGTGAAGAGAAACGTCCACGAGAAGGTGCGGATGTAATTTGTGCCGAGGCGAATCACTTCGCTGTCTTTGGAGTAGATGCGAAGGATCTGTTCGGGGAGGAATTGCGCGAGCGACAGAAAGACGAGACTCGCTGATAGTGCGAGCATCAAGCATAATCCCAGCACGCGGCGTAGATTCGGAACATCCTGCCGTCCCCAGAACTGCGCGGTGAACATCGCCGCGCCGCTGATGATCCCAAAATGGACGAGTTGCAAGAGAAACGCCACTTGCCCCGCCAGTCCCACCGCCGCGACGGAGGTCTCGCCCTTTTGCCCAACGAGAATTACGCCCAGCATGTTCAACCCCGCAAACATCAATTGCTGGATGATGATGGGGATGGCGATCTTGCGCATCTCGGTAAAATATTCGCGGTCGTTGTAGTGGGCGATTGCGTTGCGGATGAAAGTCACAAGTCCTCCGTGGGAGGCTGTGATTATAAGCGACGAGGAGATGTCGTTGCGAGAATCGATGACGCAATCTCTCTCTTATCGTTTGCGAGCGACAGAATCGGAATCCTCAGCGTGTTCTTCAAGCGGGGCAGGGGAACTATTTCTTCTTGTTGAAAATTTCATCATAGGATTTGTTCACATAATTCTCCCACTTCTTTTCCTTGTCACTCTGTGGCGTCGTATCTTTGCCTGGAGTGTAGTTGTAAGTTCTGTTCAGCGCTGGGGACAGCCTCTTAATCATGAGTGGTTCGATGTCTTGAATGGTTCGATTAACATGAGGCGGGATAAAGTCCCCAAGGAATTCCATACAATCTTCCAATGTCCATAATTGAATATTCCAACTTAACGAGTCGGGCAGGTGGTTTTCAATTTTTACTCCAATGGGCGATTCTCCGTACACGACATCACCGTCCCACGTCATGTGACCGCCCCAGCCAAACCAGCGAGTCCAAACATCTGCCTCCGATATGCCGATGTACAAGACATCGCCTAGTCCGTTCTTCACGATATATAAGCAATAACCCGCATCATCATACTTTTGCTCGTGGAAATTCTGAAAAGTCAACTCGATCATTTTCGACTCCATTTTGAGTCTTTTTCAAATGCTTCGTAATATGCCTTGTCCAATTCATCGTCCGTCAATTGTGTGTATCGGTCTGTGACTTGAATGTTTTCATGCCGCGCGAGTCTTTGCGCGATGGCAAGATTGCCCGTAGCGCGTAATGTGGACGTGACGAAATAATGACGAAAGGTATGCGGCGTGATCTTACCGACCAGATCTTTTCCCAGAAATTGCTTCACGCGTTCCTTGACGATATTTCGTCCCGTCGTGGTCGTCATTGGCTTGACCTTTTTGCCAGCGCCTTTATCGTGACGCGCAAAGAGGGGCAGGGAACTCAATTGCTTGCCTGAATTCCCATCCAGCTCGGCGCGTTGCGACAGATATTCCTTGAGGACTTGGAGCGTATGCGATGTAAAACGAACAACAGCCTGCTTGTTGCCTTTCCCGATGATGATCGCGCGTCCTTCATTCCAATCAATGTCGCCGCGCCGCAGGTTGCACGCTTCATGGACGCGAAAACCAGTCTCTGCAAGAGTGAATAAAAACGCGCGGTCACGATATGCGCGTAGTTTTGCATTCGCTTCACCTTCATTTTGAGAGGGCGCAGTGAGCA
This is a stretch of genomic DNA from Candidatus Defluviilinea gracilis. It encodes these proteins:
- a CDS encoding aminotransferase class IV; this encodes MTRTWKITKTKLDELRFDDNSSLDAATRQLPDGYYSTFRTFDSCTRVIGLSAHLKRLPHADASFLRGCLTQLLRPYRADEARVRVMETKRGEFYISIEPLKLLPREVYEKGVRVETTTLHRNDPRTKSTAFISASDGERKHIAQEGIFEALLVKNGRILEGMTSNFFYIFRPERNEERLLRRVQSKDASTAGLTSISPSAQRGIIYTAQRGILLGVTRTMVIRAARGRGLGVRFRSLRLDQLSRVKEAFITSSSRGIVPVIHIDDVIVGQGSPGKVTRMLMSAYDEYVLKHAEVI
- a CDS encoding MATE family efflux transporter — protein: MTFIRNAIAHYNDREYFTEMRKIAIPIIIQQLMFAGLNMLGVILVGQKGETSVAAVGLAGQVAFLLQLVHFGIISGAAMFTAQFWGRQDVPNLRRVLGLCLMLALSASLVFLSLAQFLPEQILRIYSKDSEVIRLGTNYIRTFSWTFLFTAITFSYAFVMRSTGDVKTPTSVSVGALILSTFLSYSLIFGKFGFPEVGIQGAAIAAVIARGLECVTLITITYAKKSPVAASLRQLTDFDRVFFGKVIRPMLPVMLNELFWALGITTYNVIYGRMGTESFAAMSIVGTIEQLAFVFFIGISNATSVLVGNRIGAGKENEAHTYAGRSLGLAALGGLVMGIIVQLVKTPVLSLYNVSPEVLQNVSAVLNVVTFFVWIRVSNMTIVVGILRAGGDTRFSLFLDGIIIWIVGVPMAYLGANVWELPVYFVYLCVMSEELTKYVLGLNRYFSRKWIHNLAAQVEGV
- a CDS encoding tyrosine-type recombinase/integrase — encoded protein: MIDTETKLLTITQAMSGYLRMVERARSKATMLSYKNALRVFSEMLEGKSLEPETTPISKLNEDHFAKFVEYLTTYATATEQLYLQAVKGFYLYLDSERLADVNQSRLTVLLRQRARRAGKRAPQYQLNEIDSLLEKVKDIPNLLTAPSQNEGEANAKLRAYRDRAFLFTLAETGFRVHEACNLRRGDIDWNEGRAIIIGKGNKQAVVRFTSHTLQVLKEYLSQRAELDGNSGKQLSSLPLFARHDKGAGKKVKPMTTTTGRNIVKERVKQFLGKDLVGKITPHTFRHYFVTSTLRATGNLAIAQRLARHENIQVTDRYTQLTDDELDKAYYEAFEKDSKWSRK